A DNA window from Brassica napus cultivar Da-Ae chromosome C1, Da-Ae, whole genome shotgun sequence contains the following coding sequences:
- the BNAC01G14900D gene encoding uncharacterized protein BNAC01G14900D codes for MEAGAESDVDLPVDGDSSAAEESGSNQNSGGRSEPSPSNQGEILRTLATVEKDSKAIAESFSSLFVSLRSTLSEATSSSVDHMGCFGDAAGRLQETALDASTKGNRYINSCLRLNEEIKGVENLAARLKHLRRNVDVLDTAVNKLLRPP; via the exons ATGGAAGCCGGAGCTGAATCTGATGTAGATCTTCCGGTGGATGGCGATTCTTCGGCAGCGGAGGAATCTGGATCGAATCAAAACAGCGGCGGAAGATCGGAGCCGTCGCCGTCGAACCAAGGGGAGATATTAAGAACACTTGCTACGGTGGAGAAGGATTCGAAGGCAATCGCGGAGAGTTTCTCATCTCTCTTTGTATCCCTCAGATCGACTCTCTCCGAG GCTACGAGTAGCTCGGTTGATCACATGGGTTGCTTCGGAGATGCAGCAGGACGGCTTCAGGAGACTG CTTTAGATGCTTCCACCAAAGGGAACCGTTACATCAACTCTTGCCTTAG ATTGAACGAGGAAATTAAAGGCGTTGAGAATCTGGCGGCTAGGTT AAAGCACCTGAGGAGAAATGTGGATGTTCTTGACACGGCTGTGAACAAGCTTCTCCGTCCTCCATGA